The following proteins are encoded in a genomic region of Neomicrococcus aestuarii:
- a CDS encoding rhomboid family intramembrane serine protease: MSYDPPNYGVQSTPEPEAVPVCPRHPDRVSYVRCQRCGRPTCGECQRPAAVGIQCVDCVAEAQRAMPTQRTALGGKVRAGVPLVTYAIIGATALAFLLQFILPSFDTSLLYAGILTGSEPWRMLTSALLHSQSMIFHILFNMYLLYAIGGMLEPLLGRARFLALYVLSAIGGSVAVLWLEDPRVAVIGASGAVFGLFGALLVIMRQRRVNYTGILITVAINLVLGFIPGFNISWQAHVGGLLVGLALGAVFAYAPAGPRRATIQWAGVAVVTAVLGVLTYLGWMTIAERFIG, from the coding sequence GTGTCCTACGATCCGCCGAACTATGGCGTTCAATCCACCCCGGAGCCGGAAGCCGTCCCGGTGTGCCCACGGCACCCGGACCGCGTCTCCTACGTGCGGTGCCAACGGTGCGGTCGGCCCACCTGTGGTGAATGCCAGCGCCCAGCAGCTGTAGGTATCCAGTGCGTGGATTGCGTGGCGGAAGCTCAGCGCGCCATGCCCACCCAGCGCACGGCCCTCGGCGGAAAGGTTCGTGCTGGCGTTCCTCTCGTGACGTACGCGATCATCGGCGCCACAGCCCTTGCCTTCTTGTTGCAGTTCATCCTGCCCAGCTTTGACACGTCGTTGCTCTACGCGGGAATTCTCACTGGTTCCGAGCCCTGGCGCATGCTGACCTCCGCGCTGCTGCACTCGCAGAGCATGATCTTCCACATCCTGTTCAACATGTATTTGTTGTACGCGATCGGCGGCATGCTGGAACCGCTCTTGGGTCGGGCGCGCTTCTTGGCGCTATACGTGCTTTCGGCGATCGGCGGCTCCGTGGCGGTGCTGTGGCTGGAGGATCCTCGGGTTGCTGTCATCGGTGCTTCCGGTGCTGTCTTCGGCCTGTTCGGTGCGTTGCTGGTGATTATGCGGCAACGACGCGTGAACTACACCGGCATCCTCATCACGGTGGCCATCAACCTGGTGCTGGGCTTTATCCCAGGATTCAATATCTCGTGGCAAGCCCACGTCGGTGGACTGTTGGTGGGCCTCGCGCTCGGTGCCGTCTTCGCCTATGCACCGGCGGGTCCACGCCGAGCCACGATTCAGTGGGCCGGCGTTGCGGTAGTGACAGCGGTCCTCGGCGTACTGACTTACTTGGGGTGGATGACGATCGCGGAGCGCTTCATCGGCTAA
- a CDS encoding peptidylprolyl isomerase, with translation MTAFPTHKATIHTTLGDIEVDLFGNHAPKTVKNFIGLSTGEQTWVHPQTGEEQVKTPLYNGTIFHRIIADFMIQGGDPLGQGIGGPGYKFDDEINPDLNFNEPYKLAMANAGIQMGRGTNGSQFFITSVPTTWLQGKHTIFGEVTDPASREIVDQLNGVATDMRDRPLEDVVINSIDIVEL, from the coding sequence ATGACTGCATTTCCTACGCACAAGGCGACCATCCACACCACCCTCGGCGACATCGAGGTTGACCTCTTCGGTAACCACGCCCCGAAGACCGTGAAGAACTTCATTGGTCTTTCCACCGGCGAGCAGACCTGGGTTCACCCACAGACCGGCGAAGAGCAAGTAAAGACCCCGTTGTACAACGGCACCATCTTCCACCGCATCATCGCTGACTTCATGATTCAGGGCGGCGATCCCCTGGGCCAGGGCATCGGCGGACCGGGCTACAAGTTCGACGACGAAATCAACCCAGACTTGAACTTCAACGAGCCTTACAAGCTCGCCATGGCAAACGCTGGCATCCAGATGGGCCGCGGCACCAACGGTTCGCAGTTCTTCATCACCTCCGTTCCCACCACCTGGTTGCAGGGCAAGCACACCATCTTCGGTGAGGTCACTGACCCAGCTTCCCGCGAAATCGTGGACCAGCTCAACGGTGTTGCAACGGACATGCGTGACCGTCCCCTCGAGGATGTTGTCATCAACTCCATCGATATCGTCGAGCTCTAA
- a CDS encoding glycosyltransferase family 2 protein, whose product MEGVPQTPSVSIVIPAYNEESCIRQCLVAAIYQSVPAHEIIVVDNMSKDSTAEIVRHMQQEYPESNIILATQDSEQGLVPTRNHGLGLATGDVLGRIDADSIIEPDWVERVSEAFTDPDVMAATGPVVYYDMPLRRFGLKADDKMRQLVLKLARKQYHFLFGSNMAVRKSAWEIIKDQVCRDEEDLMHEDIDVSLHLAENNLLIRYVPAMVSGMSARRLEDSPKDYRYYVNRFDRTYSAHQITERVLRVPMLIFMSVYYPAKVLRYLHTARKGQATVRGGI is encoded by the coding sequence ATTGAGGGAGTGCCGCAAACTCCATCAGTATCGATCGTCATCCCCGCGTATAACGAAGAGAGCTGCATTAGGCAGTGCCTCGTAGCAGCGATCTATCAGAGCGTCCCTGCACACGAAATCATCGTGGTGGACAACATGTCCAAGGACTCCACCGCCGAGATTGTCCGGCATATGCAGCAGGAGTATCCCGAGTCGAACATTATTCTGGCCACCCAGGATTCGGAGCAGGGACTTGTTCCTACCCGAAACCACGGCTTGGGACTTGCCACCGGTGATGTTCTGGGTCGCATTGACGCCGACTCCATCATTGAACCCGACTGGGTGGAACGCGTCTCCGAGGCTTTTACAGATCCTGACGTCATGGCTGCCACCGGACCCGTGGTCTACTACGACATGCCACTGCGGCGCTTCGGCCTCAAAGCCGATGACAAGATGCGTCAGCTGGTCCTGAAGCTGGCACGCAAGCAATACCACTTCCTCTTCGGCTCCAACATGGCCGTACGCAAGAGCGCATGGGAGATCATCAAGGACCAAGTGTGCCGCGATGAAGAAGACCTCATGCACGAAGACATCGACGTTTCCTTGCACTTGGCGGAGAACAATCTCCTCATCCGATACGTGCCGGCCATGGTCTCTGGCATGTCCGCGCGACGCCTCGAGGACTCCCCCAAGGATTACCGCTACTACGTGAACCGTTTTGATCGCACGTACAGCGCACACCAGATCACCGAACGCGTCCTGCGCGTTCCCATGCTGATCTTCATGTCCGTCTACTACCCGGCGAAGGTCCTTCGCTACTTGCACACCGCACGAAAGGGCCAAGCCACCGTCCGCGGCGGAATCTAG